The DNA segment GATCCAGGTGCAGGGCAAAAGGATCGTTCTCGGCAGCCTTACTACCATAGGCACGCTGATAGAACTCGGTCACTCCGCGCTTCTCGGCATTTTCTTTGCCGTAGAAGCGCAGGTCGCCCATCGCGAATACGGTATCTGGCTTGGAATCGAGCCAGAAATTCATGAGGTCAAAGTGATGCGTAGATTTGTGCACGAGCAGCCCGCCGCTATTACGTTTATCGCGGTGCCACCTGCGGAAGTAATCGGCTCCGTGCTGCGTGTTCAGCAGCCATTCGAAATTCACGGACAGAATTTCACCCAGCGTTCCATCCATAATGACTTCGCGGATTTTCGTATTATGTGGAGCGTAGCGATAGTTGAACGTGACGCGCAAATCACGGCCCGTCCGTTCGATAGCGTCGAAGATTTCCTGGCATTTTTCCTCGTCCACGGTCATTGGCTTTTCGGAAATGACGTCACAGCCTAGCTCCATCGCGCGAACGATATATTTATGGTGCGTGCGATCAATCGTACAAACAAGCACATAGTCCGGCTTTGTTTCCTCGATCATCCGGTCAAAGTCTTCCGCTTTGTATGTCGGTACTTCATGATAGTTGTATTTGTCCTTCAACAGCTTATTCGTGTAGTTCATTCTCGTCTGGTTGACGTCGCAAATGGCTACCAGCTCCGAGGTTTCCTTATACGTAGTAATTAGCTCACTATAGAAAAATTCAGCCCGGCCTCCGACACCTACGATGACATACTTTTTCTTGGACAAGGTGATCACTCCATTTACATTGGTTTGAATCTATCTTATAGTATATGAAATGTAAAAATCTAAGCGTTTCTTAGTCATTTTGTTATAAACTATGCATATATTATCCTAATTTAGCAGCGAGGGATGTTGAATGGATACTCTGCCTTTTTTTGATGTCGAACAGATCAAGCGAACCGGGACATTCAATATGGACTCTGATCATTTTCATGAAAGCTACGAAATCTACTATTTGCTGTCCGGGGAACGATATTACTATGTGAATGACCGGATTTATGCGCTCCAGGTCGGCGATCTGTTGTTCATTAACAAGAATCAGTTGCACCGGACAACGAGCAAAGGCCGCTCTACGCATGAACGGATCTTGATCAATTTTGACGATGCATTCATAGAGCCGCTGCTTGAGCTGGGGGCTGGAGAGCTGCCGCTGTTTCAGGGAGAGAGCTTCCTGCTGCGGCCGGATGTGCAAGAGCAAGGGCGGATTGTAGATATTCTCCATGCTATGCTGGACGAGCAAAAGGAAGCTGCCATGGGATATATGCCATATTTGCAGGCGCTGATCCTTCAGCTGCTCATTTTGATCGGCCGCATACGGGAGGCTGCCCCGGAGCCTGTTCTGCCCGAGTCTAGCGAGAAACAGAGAAGGGTCTACCGTATTCTCGAATATTTGAATGCTCATTACGCGGAGCGGTTGACTCTGCAAAGTATTGCGGAGCATTTCTACATCAGCGAGACATACTTATGCCGCATTTTCAAGCAGACCACAGGCTTTACCGTGATCGAGTACTTGAACTATGTACGTATTCGGGAAGCTCAGACGCTATTGAAGGAGACGGAACACAGGATCACGGCTATTGCCGATAAGACGGGCTTTGATAGCATTGCTCATTTCGGGAGAGTGTTCAAGCAGATAGTCAAGCGTTCCCCGCTGCAGTACCGCAAACAGAATAAAGTGTAAATCCAGGGGACACACGACCTCTACCCAATTTAAGTTAGACGGGTGCAAGCAAAGTTAAACAAATTGACGCCCCAGTTAAATTCAAAGAGCAGCATGATTATTCATGCCGCTCTTTCTGTACGGGGAGAACTATCTCAATCAGGGTGCCCAAACCCGGCTTGCTGCGAATCCGGAAGCTGTACATGTGGTTGTACATTAGCCGTAGTCGTTTGTTCGTGTTGAACATGCCGACATGTTTCGTCCGCTCTTCATCCGATTCGAGCCGGCGCTGGATTTTCGCCAGCGCTTCGGGGTTGATGCCGATGCCGTTGTCGATGACGGCGACGCGCAGTTGCTCCTCATTGCGCATAAATTTCACCTTGACCAGTCCCGGTCCTTCCTTTTCCTTAATGCCGTGGTAGATGCTATTCTCCAGCAGCGGTTGCAGGAGCAGCTTCATCGTGTACCGTTCCGTAATTTCCTCCTCATATTCGAAAATTACATCAAATTTATCCTTATATCGTTTCTTCTGAATATTGACATAACTGATTGAATTGGCGATTTCCTCCCCCCCAGGTGACCGATTTCGTCGGGTTGCTGAAGGAGTATGAGAGAATATCGGCTAAATCCTCGATCATCTCACTTGCTTTATTGGGTCGCCCTGTTAAAGCCATCGACTCCCAATACACGGAATGCAGGGTGTTATAGAGGAAATGCGGGTTGATTTGCGATTGCCCCAGCTATCATGAATGCGGTAGAACTTGGCCTGAGCAACGCGGGAATCGTGGATGACAGTATTGCGAACAACTCCGAGGTTCAGAAGGTTGGAGGACATTATTCAAAAGGTCCAAGAACCCCAATCTGTGAATCCAGCCAGACAAATCTAAACCTCGCCAAAGGCGAGGTTTTTGGATTTGCCAGGACTATGGGCTGCAGTGACCGAGGAATTGCCGAATTAGCCTGTTTAATGTTCTTGCTGCTTTTGTAGGGATTTGATGGCCCATTTGTTGAATGAAGACAAGCTCGTTGTTCGGTAATTGCTGATGAAGCAGCTTAGCGTAGCGGTAGAACGCTTTGTCCTTCTCTCCGTAAATCAGCAGAACAGGATGGGAGATTAACCTCAGTTGGGGGGTACAGTTATAACCCAGGCTATATTGATAATACTGTTTGGCATTTTTGGAATCTCCTTTTTTGGCATCGTTATATAATACCCGAATCAGGGGCAGCTTTGCTCTCGCTTGCCTCCAGGCAATAGTTAGGGCGAGGGCTCCGACCGCACCCGCACGGGAGAGAATGGAAGCGAGAAATATCTTGCTCCTTAGCTTGGTATCGCTGACTTCCGACATTCCCCCGATCACAATACCGCCTAATGCACGCTCAGGATAGGTTAACAGGAATTCAAGCACGATGGAGCCGCCTGTCGAATAACCGCATAAACAAGCCTTGTCGATTTGTAGCTTATCTAGTAAGAGCTTGATGTCTTCGACGATTAATGGGTAAGTCACGCTTTCATTGGAGGGCTCGCTCTGGCCGTGGCCTCTGATATCGAAGGCGATGGTTCGAAAATGGCTCGACAACTGCTTGATTTGGTATTTAAAATTTTTGCTTGTTAGCACTGGCGGATGGATGAACACGATGGCTGTTCCATTTCCCCGATCCATGTAGTGCATCTTGTAGCCATTTATAACGGATTCAGGCATGGGCATTCACCTTTCTCGAAGGCTGGTCACAACTCAAACCACTGCCGATTTATAGGTAATCTAAATTAATGTTTCTCTACATATTATTAGTTATTCATGAATATCGGCGAGGCTTGATGAATTAAGAACTGCACTCGGATGAATCTAGAACCTCAGTCGGCGTCAGTCGTTTTTATGAAATTGTAATTTTATATTTAATGAATGAAGCTAGGTATCACTCCATGACTCCGCACGTGATTAGCTGTGTTGGTTGTATTTATACACCAAACTATGATTTCGGAGCTTTGACACATGGGGGCATAGCTGTATTAGTTGTATTTAAATTAAGTTGTCTATAGCGATATGTACAATGAACTGGATTCCCTGTAGGTAAAAGAGGGGATTAAGGGAGTTATGCGTGAAAAGCGGGTTCTAGTTACATGAAATCCATCTAATTGGGGGAAATCGGCAACGAACTATAAATAGCTACACGGAACCCATCTATATCCAACCACATCTTTCCACACCTATCTACATCCAACTACATCCAACCACATCTTTCCACACCTATCTACATCCAACTGCATCCAACTACATCTATCTACATCTATTCATACCTATCCACATCCAATCCATATCCAATCCTTCCTTGCTTAACCCAACCCAATCGAAATCTGTTCAAAAAGGATCGCGAAAAGCACCTATATAATGGCAATGAAGAGATGATGAAGATTTCGCTTCATTTTCACATGGTTTCTTCATAGATCCCTCATTTGGACTTCATGCAAGCGGGTATCAGAACATGGTAATATCTATTACAGAACTTAGATTAAGTCTAAATATAACCGCATAGCGCGAAAGGATGATATAGATGATGAATTGGATGACAACGAACCAAGGTGCTCCGGTAGGAGACAATCAAAATTCAAGAACGGCTGGGCAGAACGGGCCTGCACTGCTGGAGGATTATCATTTACTAGAGAAGTTGGCCCATTTCGACAGGGAGCGTATTCCAGAACGGGTCGTTCACGCTCGGGGGGCTGGAGCACATGGAGTATTCGTGACGGAGAGCAGCATGGCGCCGTATACGCGGGCTCATTTCCTGCAAGAGGCTGGCAAAGAAACGCCGGTGTTCGTTCGCTTCTCGACGGTCATCCATGGGACGGGATCTCCGGAGACTGCACGTGATCCAAGGGGATTTGCAGTGAAGTTCTATACTGAGGAAGGGAACTACGATCTCGTAGGCAACCATATTCCTGTATTTTTCATTCGCGATGCCATCAAATTTCCGGACATGGTTCACTCCTTGAAGCCGTCGCCGGCCACCAACGTTCAGGAGCCTGCCCGGTATTGGGATTTCATGACACTATCTACCGAGTCCACGCATATGATGACCTGGCTCTTTTCTGATAACGGGACACCCGCCAACTACCGTCAAATGGATGGATTTGGCGTGCATGCTTTCAAATGGGTAAATGCCGCAGGCAAAGTTACTTACGTTAAATACACATGGAAGTCGAAGCAAGGTGTCGTTACTCTGACGGCGGATGAGGCAAAAGAAGTGCAGGGAGGCGATTTCAACCATGCTACGCGCGATCTTTACGATCATATTCAGCAGGGCAAGTTCCCGGAGTGGGAGCTGCATGTGCAGCTGATGCCTGTGGAAGACCTGGATCGCTGGGGATTTGATCCGCTTGATCCCACTAAAGTATGGCCGGAAGACAGCTATCCGCTGGTGAAGGTCGGCACGATGACGCTGAACCGGAATCCCGACAACTTTTTCGCCGAGGTCGAGCAGTCTGCATTCTCGCCAAGTGCGCTTGTTCCAGGCATTGAGCCGTCTGAGGATAAGCTGCTGCAAGGCAGATTGTTCTCCTATCCGGATACCCAGCGCTACCGCTTAGGGGCAAACTATCTGCAAATTCCAGTCAACTGCCCGTATGCGCCGGTGCGCAATCACCAAAGAGACGGCCTTATGAACGTGAAGCAAGACTCTTCTCCGATCAATTATGAGCCGAACAGCTTCGATGACAGTCCGAAGGAGGTTCCTGCCTATCGCGACAGCGTGATGCCATTATCTGGGCAGGCGGGCCGTGAGCGTATCGCCAAGACGGATGATTTCACACAGGCCGGGGAATTGTACCGCAGCTTTACGGCGGAAGAGAAGAACAATCTGATTCAAAACCTGGTGAACGATTTGAGTCAGACACCGGAACAAACCCAGCTTCGAGCGGTGTGCAACTTCTTCCGTGCAGACGCAGAATACGGCATGCGGGTAGCACAGGGACTCGGCGTAGATATTAGTGGTTTTATGCCGAAAAATTCATAATTTAAACTATAGAGATTGACTCCAAGCTTAGAATAGCCGGGGGTCAGTCTTTTTTAGTTTGGTGCCGGTATACCGATCCGGTATGAACATTACGCTAACGATGCGAAGTTATATTGAGAAAATCTTACTTATACCGGATAATATCTATGAAAGTGTGAAATTTTGCTCAAGTATGACGCGGTATACAATGATACGATACACAAAAGAAGTGGTCATTGGTTTGAAATCACCTGGACAGTCAGCATATTAGCATATTAGTTTCGAGGAAAAGAGGCGAAGATGTTGAATGAACGAAAGGAACCTCTAATTTCGATCCGGGATTTGCGGATGAAATTCGAGGACAAGTATGTCCTGAACGGAATTGATCTGGAGGTCTATCCTGGACAAATTATTGGATATATCGGGCCGAACGGGGCAGGTAAGAGCACGACGGTGAAGATTATGCTCGGTTTGGTGGACGGCTATGATGGGGAAGTAAGCGTCCTGGGCCAAAGCCCAAAGGACGGGGACGTGGAATATAAACGCAGAATCGGTTATGTTCCTGAAATTGCTGAAATATACGACACGCTGACGGCGAGGGAATATGTAACGTTCATCGGGGAGCTATACGGGATGACTGCTCAGGATGCAGAGAACAAGGCCTTACGATTGCTGGAGCAATTCGGTCTTGGACATGCCGTGGATACGCGGATAGCAACGTATTCCAAAGGAATGAAGCAGAAGGTGTTAATCACGTCCAGCCTGCTGCATAATCCCGATATTTTGTTCCTGGACGAGCCTCTTAGCGGCTTGGACGCGAATAGCGTGATGGTTGTTAAAGAGCTGCTGTCGATCCTGGTGGCTAACGGCAAAACGATATTCTACTCCTCTCACATTATGGAGGTCGTCGAGAAGATCAGCAGCCGGATTATCCTGCTCGATGGCGGGCGGATTGTTGCCGACGGCACCTTCGAGGAGCTGAAGGATCGTAGTCAGGAGGGCTCGCTGGAGCAAATTTTCAACCAGCTTACAGGTTTTAATGAGCATAGAGCAATCGCTGAGCAGTTTGTAAGTATCGTCCAAGAGGTGTAACGGATGAAAAACTACAAATCATTGCTCGTATTGGATCGTTTTCGAGGCCTGTTTGAGAAAGCTGGTGTAGATTATGCCGTCATGCGGCGTATTTTGCAGGTGAAGCTGATGATGGATGCCCGGAGAGTACCTACCTTAATGAATAAAAATAAAGGCAGGAAATCCGCCGGTCGGCAGGAGACGAAGGACAGCAACAACTTCCTAGGTTCTTTGTGGATGTATAGCTTATTTGGCGCATTTAGTTCACCTTTTATCTTGCTGGGTGACAATTATATTTTTCAGATGAGCTTGCTCTTTGGCATCTTTATATTTATGACGCTGACCGCGCTTATCTCCGATTTCTCCTCTGTGCTGCTTGATATGCGGGATCGGAACATTCTGGGCACGAAGCCGATAGAGCGGAAAACGATTTCGATGGCGAAGACCGTTCACGTCTTCATCTACATGGTATTTCTGACGGGAGCCATCGGCATAATTCCGTTTGTAGTCGGTTTGCTGAAGCATGGCGTATTGTTTTCTTTGTTATTTTTGCTCACATTGATTTTAATGGATTTACTGGTCGTGGTGCTTACGGCGTTGTTGTACTTGGCCGTACTGCGGTTCTTTGATGGCGAGAAGCTGAAGGACATGATCAATTATGTACAGATCGGCTTTACGATTGTGATTACGATCGGCTATCAGCTGCTGATCCGACTGTTTGACGTCGTAAACCTCGATGTGATGTTCCAGCCGAAATGGTGGCAAGTCTTCGTTGTCCCGGTCTGGTTTGGGGCACCGTTCGAGGTGCTGCTGAAAGGCAGCCGCGACCCGTTATTTATCGGCTTTACGCTACTGGCTCTGTTAGTCCCCATTCTCGCGATACTCCTCTATATTAAATTGATGCCATCGCTGGAGGGAAATCTCCAGAAGCTGGCTGATCCTGGGGAGCGGAGCGACAAGAAGGGCAGAGACTGGAAGCGATTCATCTCAGGGCTGCTGCCCGTTGGTCCGCAGGAGAAGGCCTTTTTCCGCTTTGCCTGGACGATGATCGGCAATGAGCGTGAGTTTAAGCTGAAGGTATACCCATCTCTCGGATTCTCGCTCATCTTTCCGTTTATATTTATTTTTACGCAGTTACAACAAAGCGGCGTTCAAGGGTTGTCTGGAACGAAGCTGCATTTGTTTATTTATTTCTGTGCTTTATTCGTTCCAACAATTATTATGATGCTGCGCTATTCGGGAAAGCATAAGGCGGCCTGGATTTATCATACGGCTCCGATTGCTGAAGGGGCGGCCATCCATCGGGGAACGATTGTGGCGGGGCTGACCCGTCTCGTGCTCCCGCTTTATATGCTAGAGAGCCTTATTTTTACGTTACTATTTGGTGTGGATATTATTCTGGATCTGGTGGTGTTCGGCTTCGCTATCCTGCTGTATTCTGTCATTTCATTCGCTTATTTCTCCAAAGCGCTGCCTTTCTCTCAGCCCTTTGAGGCGGCCCAGCAAAGCGAGGGGATGCGGATGATCCCGCTCATGCTGTTGCTAGGCGTGTTAGGCGGGGTGCATTGGGCAGCTACCTTCGTTACCTATGGCGTATATATTTATTTGGCTATTTTGCTTATAAGTAACGGGATAACCTGGAAATATGTGTTTTCTACATCCGCAGTTAAATCGAAATAGGAGGCTTGTACGCGAATGACATCTGAAGCTAGAGCAGCAAGGTGCGAGGGGCCGAGAATCCGCCGTGAGAAGGTGACCGTTGCTCATATGATCTTGGTTTACTGTCGGGGGATGCATCCGGAAGCAGAGAAGCGCAACACTATAAGCGGCATTAGAAATACGTGTCCTCAGTTATGCGAAGATTGCTATACTTTGTACGAATATAGTCAAAAGCGATTGACCTATTGCCGCTTTGGCGAAGATAAGACGACCTGCGCAAACTGCCCGATTCACTGCTATGCTCCGCAGGAACGTGAGAAAATCAAGCAGGTAATGCGCTATGCCGGAGCGCGAATGCTATTAAGGCACCCTTGGCTCGCTTTTCGCCATATGTTTGACGGCAGACAGCGCAGCAGTAGTTAGCTATTATTTGTAAATACCCATAAAACAGCCACCCCATTGTGCAGCAGTGCTGCCTGGGGTGGCTGTTGGTTTGTACACGATCCTTGCATCATTGCTGCTTAATCTTAGGAAGAGGCATGAACAAAATAGAAAATGGCAGATTGCTTCCTGCGGACGGCGTCGTCCAAATTTCTACGATTTCCTCAGAGTCGCCTGTGCGATGCAGCACGCTGGTCTGTCCGGAAACATTGTCTTTGCCCGTATGGGAGAAGCTGACGAGATTTCCATTGACCAGAGCAGCTCCCATATAAAGACCCCCGCGTGGGTTGAATGTAATGAGGGTACGTGGAGCGACGCGCAGCTTGAGTTTGTAGATCACTCCGTAGTTCCCTGCGTTGACGCTGGATATTTCAAGCGGCGTATCGACTCCGATTTGGAACGGATCGGCAGCGTTGTCCGTCAGGGACAAACGGTAATTTTTATTACCGCCGATCGTGTTGTAATGCTCAAATATCCGCGTGGAGTCTGTGAATGTTCCGCGCATGACCGATTGAATCGGATCGAGAACAGGAAGAGTGTCGACGACCTCTAATGGATCTTGGCCGTCTTTTACGAAGACGCTTGTATATTCGATCGGTGAATCGCTATACAGGTCGCCTAAGAAGGAGATTGTCTCCTCCGGCTTCATCGCGATTTTATGCATATCCTCGAAAATGATTTTACTTTCGCCAGGCTCCAGGCTAATCGTTTTCTTCTTGCTGTCGTTCTGGTAATTCTCGAAGTAACGCGCTACGGACTTTGTACCGGTAATTTCAGCATAGACGTCCGGGCCAGCCATGCCTGTGGTGATGATTTCAAGATTGGCCGGAATCTCATTGATATTTTTGGCAATAATATAGACTTTGCCTTTCTCATTGGTCTTGTTGACGTGGTGAGTCATGAAGCGGGTAAGACCAGTGATCGTGTCTCTATACAGCACGCCTTCGGTTGACACAGGCTCAGGGCCGTTATCTTTGAACAGCGTATACGGCTCTGTTGAATACGTGTAGGGTAGCCTTTCGTATCCCAAAGCCTCACCGCCGTTAATCATAAAGTTGCTGCCGACCGGAGTAAATAGCCTGGAGAACTCATCATACGTATACAGAGTCTCCGTCGTGATGTTGATTGTATGCTCCACCTTCGCGGAGGCACCGTCCTGGTCGGTGACGATCAGTTGGATCGTTACCGGCCCCGGCGTGAAGAATGCCGGATAGTTGTTCATCCACTGACGATCGACGATCTCTCCATCTTCGTCATAGCTTAGGTCGGTAATCGTGATCGGCTCGCCCATTTTGTATTCCGCCTTGTCCGTCTTGAACTCGGCCACAGGAGGAATATTTGGATTGACGACGACAATTGTCTGGATATACGGATCGCTCCACTCTCCATTGGCATCCTGGACGGCGTAGGAGACCGTATAGATTCCTGCGGCTTCGAAGATGTCCTGGCGGCCTTCCCACTTCTCATCGACGATTTGTACGCCTCTCGGAGAAGAGGATTTCGTTTGGTAGATCACAGTCGTCTCGCCGGCGATGATTTTGTTGTTCAGTACAGTGAAGGAGGCGACTGGTTTGGTGGACAACTGCATAATGACCTTCTTGTCTTCCACTTTATACGAAATGTTGAGGGCTTGTGTGATGGAAGTGAGCGGCACCATGAATACGTTATTATCCTGGTAGCTGGCGCCCTTCATCGTCATGGTCTCCCCGTTGACTTTGTAAGTCTTGCTATCGGTCAAAAAGCGCAGCTCATCTTCGCCGTATTTGATGATCGTTTCTTTTGTGCTTGAGTCATAGGCTATTTCATAGCCAACACGATCTACCAAGGAGCGGATGCTGACATAGGATACGCCGTCCTTTACCGTCATGGGCTGAGTGGAGGTGTAGACCTGGCCATCGTGCTCCATGCGTGTACTGTTCATATGAAGGATTAGCTGACCTCCTCCAATTGAAGGGGCAGCCGCATTATCGCCATCTTCACCAGATGGATCGGTTGTGTCTGTATTTTCCGCAGGTTCCTCTGGCGTCAGGGGAACGTCCGGAGCTTGCGAATCCGTTGCCGTTGTGTCTGTGTCACCGGGTACTGTTGG comes from the Paenibacillus lentus genome and includes:
- a CDS encoding ABC transporter ATP-binding protein; the protein is MLNERKEPLISIRDLRMKFEDKYVLNGIDLEVYPGQIIGYIGPNGAGKSTTVKIMLGLVDGYDGEVSVLGQSPKDGDVEYKRRIGYVPEIAEIYDTLTAREYVTFIGELYGMTAQDAENKALRLLEQFGLGHAVDTRIATYSKGMKQKVLITSSLLHNPDILFLDEPLSGLDANSVMVVKELLSILVANGKTIFYSSHIMEVVEKISSRIILLDGGRIVADGTFEELKDRSQEGSLEQIFNQLTGFNEHRAIAEQFVSIVQEV
- a CDS encoding sensor histidine kinase; this encodes MKLLLQPLLENSIYHGIKEKEGPGLVKVKFMRNEEQLRVAVIDNGIGINPEALAKIQRRLESDEERTKHVGMFNTNKRLRLMYNHMYSFRIRSKPGLGTLIEIVLPVQKERHE
- a CDS encoding catalase: MMNWMTTNQGAPVGDNQNSRTAGQNGPALLEDYHLLEKLAHFDRERIPERVVHARGAGAHGVFVTESSMAPYTRAHFLQEAGKETPVFVRFSTVIHGTGSPETARDPRGFAVKFYTEEGNYDLVGNHIPVFFIRDAIKFPDMVHSLKPSPATNVQEPARYWDFMTLSTESTHMMTWLFSDNGTPANYRQMDGFGVHAFKWVNAAGKVTYVKYTWKSKQGVVTLTADEAKEVQGGDFNHATRDLYDHIQQGKFPEWELHVQLMPVEDLDRWGFDPLDPTKVWPEDSYPLVKVGTMTLNRNPDNFFAEVEQSAFSPSALVPGIEPSEDKLLQGRLFSYPDTQRYRLGANYLQIPVNCPYAPVRNHQRDGLMNVKQDSSPINYEPNSFDDSPKEVPAYRDSVMPLSGQAGRERIAKTDDFTQAGELYRSFTAEEKNNLIQNLVNDLSQTPEQTQLRAVCNFFRADAEYGMRVAQGLGVDISGFMPKNS
- a CDS encoding helix-turn-helix transcriptional regulator, which translates into the protein MDTLPFFDVEQIKRTGTFNMDSDHFHESYEIYYLLSGERYYYVNDRIYALQVGDLLFINKNQLHRTTSKGRSTHERILINFDDAFIEPLLELGAGELPLFQGESFLLRPDVQEQGRIVDILHAMLDEQKEAAMGYMPYLQALILQLLILIGRIREAAPEPVLPESSEKQRRVYRILEYLNAHYAERLTLQSIAEHFYISETYLCRIFKQTTGFTVIEYLNYVRIREAQTLLKETEHRITAIADKTGFDSIAHFGRVFKQIVKRSPLQYRKQNKV
- a CDS encoding nitrous oxide-stimulated promoter family protein, which gives rise to MTSEARAARCEGPRIRREKVTVAHMILVYCRGMHPEAEKRNTISGIRNTCPQLCEDCYTLYEYSQKRLTYCRFGEDKTTCANCPIHCYAPQEREKIKQVMRYAGARMLLRHPWLAFRHMFDGRQRSSS
- a CDS encoding Gfo/Idh/MocA family oxidoreductase; its protein translation is MSKKKYVIVGVGGRAEFFYSELITTYKETSELVAICDVNQTRMNYTNKLLKDKYNYHEVPTYKAEDFDRMIEETKPDYVLVCTIDRTHHKYIVRAMELGCDVISEKPMTVDEEKCQEIFDAIERTGRDLRVTFNYRYAPHNTKIREVIMDGTLGEILSVNFEWLLNTQHGADYFRRWHRDKRNSGGLLVHKSTHHFDLMNFWLDSKPDTVFAMGDLRFYGKENAEKRGVTEFYQRAYGSKAAENDPFALHLDRNEHLKCLYLDAEHEDGYQRDQSVFGDNISIEDTMSVMVKYKNKTVMNYSLNAYLPWEGFIIVFNGTKGRMEVRVTEQSYVNSGGKKENEGALEGLDIVVYPHFAEPYKVEVEQASGGHGGGDPVMLRDLFEKKQEDRFNRAASHIDGALSIMTGIAANRSIRTGQPVKIDDLFQV
- a CDS encoding alpha/beta fold hydrolase; the encoded protein is MPESVINGYKMHYMDRGNGTAIVFIHPPVLTSKNFKYQIKQLSSHFRTIAFDIRGHGQSEPSNESVTYPLIVEDIKLLLDKLQIDKACLCGYSTGGSIVLEFLLTYPERALGGIVIGGMSEVSDTKLRSKIFLASILSRAGAVGALALTIAWRQARAKLPLIRVLYNDAKKGDSKNAKQYYQYSLGYNCTPQLRLISHPVLLIYGEKDKAFYRYAKLLHQQLPNNELVFIQQMGHQIPTKAARTLNRLIRQFLGHCSP
- a CDS encoding copper amine oxidase N-terminal domain-containing protein, whose protein sequence is MKLKSISLVTALLVSQTVLAVPAVLAQSPVSGSVVHEESLQDHQVHTSTNTVAAGSVDTKETTTEPPAIPTVPGDTDTTATDSQAPDVPLTPEEPAENTDTTDPSGEDGDNAAAPSIGGGQLILHMNSTRMEHDGQVYTSTQPMTVKDGVSYVSIRSLVDRVGYEIAYDSSTKETIIKYGEDELRFLTDSKTYKVNGETMTMKGASYQDNNVFMVPLTSITQALNISYKVEDKKVIMQLSTKPVASFTVLNNKIIAGETTVIYQTKSSSPRGVQIVDEKWEGRQDIFEAAGIYTVSYAVQDANGEWSDPYIQTIVVVNPNIPPVAEFKTDKAEYKMGEPITITDLSYDEDGEIVDRQWMNNYPAFFTPGPVTIQLIVTDQDGASAKVEHTINITTETLYTYDEFSRLFTPVGSNFMINGGEALGYERLPYTYSTEPYTLFKDNGPEPVSTEGVLYRDTITGLTRFMTHHVNKTNEKGKVYIIAKNINEIPANLEIITTGMAGPDVYAEITGTKSVARYFENYQNDSKKKTISLEPGESKIIFEDMHKIAMKPEETISFLGDLYSDSPIEYTSVFVKDGQDPLEVVDTLPVLDPIQSVMRGTFTDSTRIFEHYNTIGGNKNYRLSLTDNAADPFQIGVDTPLEISSVNAGNYGVIYKLKLRVAPRTLITFNPRGGLYMGAALVNGNLVSFSHTGKDNVSGQTSVLHRTGDSEEIVEIWTTPSAGSNLPFSILFMPLPKIKQQ